The Colletotrichum higginsianum IMI 349063 chromosome 2, whole genome shotgun sequence genome has a segment encoding these proteins:
- a CDS encoding Phospholipid-transporting ATPase: MAGRPTGGPPGGPSNNDLLLDLENDQPVYNGGQRSAVTDDDLLRYDHDQPQGRPSVSYDDFVGGGGGGGGGSHAQQPSALRPLPGGPTSPTAGGGGGGGAPPGPYMQRHYSQTSELNNYQRYADDFDDYSAEGESYYQQGGAATSTNNVGDSSARANARNRNSVLSLGGGFFGRMKNKLGMGQGYSEMDLPLTEPGGNGRTDSGMDPQAKQGKKLDMGNFKFGFGRSKPDPSTLGPRMIHLNNPPANAANKYVDNHISTAKYNVATFLPKFLFEQFSKFANIFFLFTAALQQIPNLSPTNRYTTIIPLFIVMMVSAGKELVEDYRRKQADHQLNTSKARVLRGTTFQETKWINVSVGDIIRVESEEPFPADLVLLASSEPEGLCYIETANLDGETNLKIKQALPETCTMVSSSDLSRLGGRIKSEQPNSSLYTYEATLTMQAGGGEKELPLNPEQLLLRGATLRNTPWIHGAVVFTGHETKLMRNATAAPIKRTKVEKKLNILVLVLVGILLVLSVICTVGDLVQRKVEGDAISYLQLDSTGSANDIIRTFFKDMVTYWVLFSSLVPISLFVTLEMVKYWHGILINDDLDIYYDRTDTPANCRTSSLVEELGMVEFVFSDKTGTLTCNMMEFKQASIGGIQYAEDVPEDLRATIQDGVEVGIHDYKRLAENLKSHETAPVIDHFLALLATCHTVIPERGEEKGGKIKYQAASPDEGALVEGAAQLGYVFTDRKPRSVFIEAGGRELEYELLAVCEFNSTRKRMSTIYRCPDGKVRVYCKGADTVILERLNDQNPHVEATLRHLEEYASEGLRTLCLAMREVPEQEFQEWFQIFEKAGMTVGGTRADELDKAAEIIERDFYLLGATAIEDRLQDGVPETIHTLQQASIKVWVLTGDRQETAINIGMSCKLLSEDMMLLIVNEESAEATRDNIQKKLDAIRTQGDGTIETETLALIIDGKSLTYALEKDLEKQFLDLAIMCKAVICCRVSPLQKALVVKLVKKYQKESILLAIGDGANDVSMIQAAHIGVGISGMEGLQAARSADVSIGQFRYLRKLLLVHGAWSYQRVAKTILFSFYKNITLYMTQFWYTFQNVFSGAVIYESWTLSFYNVFYTVLPPLALGILDQFISARLLDRYPQLYTMGQQNQFFKIKIFAEWVANAVYHSIILYVFGQLIWYGDLIQGDGQIAGHWVWGTALYAAVLLTVLGKAALITNNWTKYHVIAIPGSMLFWWGFIALYGTVAPMIPFSAEYHGVIPKLYSSPVFWLQTFSLAIMCLLRDIAWKFAKRMYMPQTYHHIQEIQKYNIQDYRPRMEQFQKAIRKVRQVQRMRKQRGYAFSQADESQTRVIQAYDTTQHRGRYGEMASSRPQGR, translated from the exons ATGGCTGGACGACCAACGGGAGGCCCTCCAGGGGGTCCTTCCAATAATGACCTGCTGCTAGATCTGGAAAACGACCAGCCCGTCTACAATGGAGGGCAGCGATCCGCCGtgaccgacgacgacctaCTGCGATACGACCACGACCAGCCCCAAGGCCGCCCCTCCGTTTCGTATGATGACTttgttggaggaggaggaggaggaggaggaggcagccACGCTCAGCAACCTTCGGCTTTGAGACCGTTACCCGGAGGTCCCACGTCGCCtaccgccggcggcggcggcggcggcggcgcaccCCCCGGCCCCTACATGCAAAGACACTACAGTCAAACTTCGGAACTGAACAACTACCAGCGATACGCCGACGACTTCGACGACTACTCGGCCGAAGGCGAATCATATTACCAACAGGGAGGCGCCGCGACAAGCACCAACAATGTGGGAGATTCGTCGGCCAGGGCCAATGCCCGGAACCGTAACAGCGTTCTGAGCCTGGGCGGGGGCTTCTTTGGTCGGATGAAGAACAAGCTGGGCATGGGCCAAGGGTACTCGGAAATGGACCTGCCTTTGACGGAGCCGGGCGGCAATGGACGTACAGACTCCGGCATGGACCCGCAGGCGAAGCAGGGCAAGAAGCTGGACATGGGCAACTTCAAGTTCGGGTTCGGTCGAAGCAAGCCGGACCCCTCGACTCTGGGCCCCAGGATGATCCATCTGAACAACCCGCCCGCCAACGCAGCGAATAAGTACGTCGACAACCACATCTCGACGGCCAAGTACAACGTCGCGACCTTCCTGCCCAAGTTCCTCTTTGAGCAGTTCTCCAAATTCGCAAACATCTTTTTCCTGTTCACGGCCGCGTTGCAGCAGATCCCCAACCTCTCGCCCACCAACAGGTATACCACGATTATCCCGCTCTTCATCGTGATGATGGTCTCTGCCGGAAAGGAGTTGGTCGAGGACTACCGCAGAAAGCAGGCCGACCACCAGCTGAACACGTCCAAGGCCCGCGTCCTGCGCGGCACCACCTTCCAGGAGACCAAGTGGATCAACGTTTCCGTCGGCGACATCATCCGCGTCGAGTCCGAGGAGCCCTTCCCCGCCGATCTGGTCCTCCTCGCGAGTTCCGAGCCCGAGGGCCTGTGCTACATCGAAACGGCCAACCTCGATGGAGAGACCAACTTGAAGATCAAGCAAGCCTTGCCCGAGACCTGCACCATGGTCAGCTCCAGCGATCTGAGCAGGCTCGGCGGCAGGATCAAGTCTGAGCAGCCCAACAGCAGTCTGTACACGTACGAGGCCACCCTGACGATGCAGGCGGGCGggggcgagaaggagctgCCCCTGAACCCCGAACAGCTCCTGCTCCGCGGTGCCACTCTGCGCAACACTCCCTGGATCCATGGCGCCGTTGTCTTCACCGGCCATGAGACGAAGCTCATGCGCAACGCCACGGCCGCGCCCATCAAGCGCACaaaggtcgaaaagaagctcaacatactggttctcgtcctcgtcggcatccTCCTTGTTCTCAGCGTCATCTGTACGGTAGGTGACCTTGTTCAGCGCAAGGTTGAGGGTGACGCCATTTCCTACCTGCAGCTCGACTCAACCGGCTCGGCCAACGACATCATCAGGACCTTCTTCAAGGACATGGTCACGTACTGGGTCTTGTTCTCGTCCCTCGTGCCCATCTCGCTCTTCGTCACCCTGGAGATGGTCAAGTACTGGCACGGCATTCTCATcaacgacgacctcgacatcTACTACGACCGTACCGACACCCCCGCCAACTGCAGGACGTCCAGCTTGGTGGAGGAGCTCGGCATGGTCGAGTTTGTCTTCTCCGACAAGACTGGTACCTTGACCTGCAACATGATGGAGTTCAAGCAAGCCTCGATTGGCGGGATCCAGTATGCCGAGGACGTGCCCGAGGACCTCAGGGCGACCATccaggacggcgtcgaagtCGGGATCCACGACTACAAGCGACTGGCGGAGAATCTCAAGAGCCACGAGACGGCCCCCGTCATCGACCACTTCCTGGCCCTGCTGGCTACCTGCCACACGGTCATTCCCGAGAgaggcgaggagaagggcggcaagATCAAGTACCAGGCGGCTTCGCCCGACGAGGGTgcccttgtcgagggcgccgcccAGCTTGGTTATGTCTTTACCGATCGCAAGCCGAGATCGGTCTTCATCGAGGCAGGAGGACGCGAGCTCGAGTATGAGCTCCTGGCCGTTTGCGAGTTCAACTCCACCAGGAAGCGCATGTCAACCATCTACCGGTGCCCCGACGGAAAGGTCCGCGTCTACTGCAAGGGTGCCGATACCGTCATCCTCGAGCGCCTAAACGACCAGAACCCGCACGTCGAAGCCACCCTGCGCCACCTGGAAGAGTACGCCTCCGAGGGTCTCCGAACGCTCTGTCTCGCGATGCGTGAGGTTCCCGAGCAAGAGTTCCAGGAATGGTTCCAGATATTCGAAAAGGCCGGCATGACCGTCGGTGGCACCCGCgcggacgagctggacaaggcggccgagatcaTCGAACGCGACTTCTACCTCCTCGGAGCGACCGCCATCGAAGACCGTCTTCAGGACGGCGTGCCGGAGACCATCCACACGCTCCAGCAGGCCAGCATCAAGGTGTGGGTGTTGACGGGCGATCGCCAGGAGACCGCCATCAACATTGGCATGAGTTGCAAGCTTCTGAGCGAGGACATGATGCTTCTGATTGTCAACGAGGAAAGCGCCGAGGCGACGCGCGACAACAtccagaagaagctcgacgccATCCGCACCCAAGGCGACGGCACGATCGAGACGGAAACCCTCGCCCTCATCATCGACGGCAAGTCTTTGACCTACGCCTTGGAGAAGGACCTCGAGAAGCAGTTCCTCGACCTGGCCATCATGTGCAAGGCCGTCATCTGTTGCCGTGTGTCCCCGCTGCAGAAGGCTCTCGTCGTCAAGCTGGTCAAGAAGTATCAGAAGGAatccatcctcctcgccatcggcgacggcgcgaACGACGTCTCCATGATCCAGGCCGCCCACATCGGTGTCGGTATCAGCGGCATGGAGGGTCTCCAGGCCGCCCGGAGCGCCGACGTCTCCATTGGCCAGTTCCGGTACCTTAGGAAGCTGTTGTTGGTGCACGGCGCCTGGAGCTACCAGCGCGTCGCCAAGACCattctcttctccttttACAAGAACATCACACTGTACATGACGCAGTTCTGG TACACGTTTCAAAACGTCTTCTCTGGTGCCGTCATCTACGAGTCGTGGACGCTCTCCTTCTACAACGTCTTCTACACCGTCTTGCCTCCACTGGCCCTGGGCATTCTCGATCAGTTCATCTCGGCGAGGCTCCTCGACCGTTACCCGCAGCTGTACACCATGGGCCAGCAAAACCAGTTTTTCAAGATCAAGATCTTTGCCGAATGggtcgccaacgccgtctaTCACTCCATCATCCTCTACGTTTTCGGACAGCTCATCTGGTACGGTGACCTCATCCAGGGCGACGGGCAGATCGCTGGTCACTGGGTCTGGGGCACGGCGCTCTACGCCGCTGTCCTTCTCACTGTGCTGGGCAAGGCAGCTCTGATCACGAACAACTGGACAAAGTACCACGTCATCGCCATCCCCGGCAGCATGCTCTTCTGGTGGGGCTTCATCGCCCTCTACGGTACCGTCGCGCCCATGATCCCCTTCTCGGCCGAGTACCACGGCGTCATCCCCAAGCTGTACAGCAGCCCCGTCTTCTGGTTGCAGACCTTCTCGCTGGCGATTATGTGTCTCCTGCGAGACATTGCCTGGAAGTTCGCCAAGCGGATGTACATGCCGCAGACGTACCACCATATACAAGAGATTCAGAAGTATAACATTCAAGATTACCGACCGAG GATGGAGCAATTCCAAAAGGCGATTCGCAAGGTGCGCCAGGTCCAGCGCATGCGCAAGCAGCGCGGTTACGCGTTCTCCCAGGCGGACGAGAGCCAGACGAGGGTGATCCAAGCATACGACACGACACAGCACCGTGGACGGTACGGCGAGATGGCCAGTTCGAGACCCCAGGGCAGATAG
- a CDS encoding Epoxide hydrolase, whose amino-acid sequence MAVDKIAPNDPRVERKQAEVRGKTYSYLYSKPEGTPKGTVVLIHGWPDISLGWRYQIPLFLSLGYQVVAPDCLGYGQTSSPEKLEEWSLKSMSDDVKALCDQIVPGEQIILGGHDWGGALVWRVAMWHPDLIKGVFSVCTPYNAPTTAWFDLADIIAAGHLTNFKYQLQLRGPEVEEKLTKPEDIRQFLQGIYGGRGANGELAFNTDRGVLFENIGKIGPTPLLSEEEVAYYTDNFAKSGMRGPLNWYRTRRINYDEELPLAEKTAAEGGDYKVTPPSLFILASKDTALPPAMAAGMDKHFADLTRGEVKATHWALWEAPEEVNEQIKQWIESKVDKKPMASL is encoded by the coding sequence ATGGCTGTCGACAAGATCGCCCCCAACGACCCGCGCGTCGAGCGcaagcaggccgaggtcAGGGGCAAGACCTACTCCTACCTCTACAGCAAGCCCGAGGGCACGCCCAAGGGTACCGTCGTGCTCATCCACGGATGGCCCGACATCTCGCTCGGCTGGCGGTACCAGATCCCCTTGTTCCTCTCGCTGGGCTACCAGGTGGTCGCGCCCGACTGCCTCGGCTACGGCCagacgtcgtcgcccgagaagctcgaggagtGGTCCCTCAAGAGCATGTCGGACGACGTCAAGGCGCTGTGCGACCAGATTGTGCCCGGCGAGCAGATCATCCTGGGCGGCCACGACTGGGGCGGTGCGCTCGTCTGGCGCGTGGCCATGTGGCACCCGGACCTCATCAAGGGCGTCTTCAGCGTGTGCACGCCGTACAAcgccccgacgacggcgtggttcgacctcgccgacatcatcgccgccggccacctTACCAACTTCAAGTaccagctgcagctgcgcgggcccgaggtcgaggagaagctgacGAAGCCCGAGGACATCCGCCAGTTCCTGCAGGGCATCtacggcggccggggcgcCAACGGCGAACTCGCCTTCAACACGGACCGCGGCGTCCTCTTTGAGAACATTGGCAAGATCGGCCCGACGCCGCTGCtgtcggaggaggaggttgcgTACTACACCGACAACTTCGCCAAGAGCGGCATGCGCGGGCCGCTGAACTGGTACCGCACGCGCCGCATCAActacgacgaggagctgccgctcgcggagaagacggcggccgagggcggcgactACAAggtgacgccgccgagcctGTTCATCCTCGCCAGCAAGGAcacggcgctgccgccggccatggcggcgggcaTGGACAAGCACTTTGCGGACCTGACGCGGGGCGAGGTGAAGGCGACGCACTGGGCGCTGTGGGAGGCGCCTGAGGAGGTCAACGAGCAGATCAAGCAGTGGATCGAGAGcaaggtcgacaagaagCCGATGGCGTCGTTGTGA
- a CDS encoding Catalase, giving the protein MHTTLLLAGLGLATLSSAGCPFADPANIRARSESGSRGHLADYEVDDSSGDPYLTSDVGGPIEDQVSLKAGVRGSTLLEDFIFRQKITHFDHERVPERAVHARGAGAYGTFTSYGDYSNLTAASFLGEAGKQTSTFVRFSTVAGSRGSADTARDVHGFATRFFTDEGNFDIVGNNIPVFFIQDAIQFPDLIHAVKPRGDNEIPQAATAHDSAWDFFSSQTSTLHTLFWAMAGYGIPRSYRHMDGFGVHTFRAVTDDGKSKLIKWHWKTLQGKASLVWEEAQVVSGKNADYHRQDLWDAIESGNGPEWELCVQVFEEEDTLKYGFDLLDPTKIVPEEIAPLQRLGKMKLDANPVNYFAETEQIMFQPGHIVRGIDFTEDPLLQGRIFSYLDTQINRHGGPNFEQLPINRPITPVHNNNRDGAAQNFIHRNRNSYSPNTLNKGLPKQANQTQGNGFFTAPGRTNNGHLVREISDSFSDHWSQPRLFYNSLTPTEQQFLINAIRFETSHLESDEVKHNVLTQLNKVSNDVANRVADALGLGKLEPDAQYYHDNTTKGLSILGEKLPTIATLKVGVLASLSADGSVGQGKELKDAFAADGVLVTVIAERLADGVDLTYAQADATAFDGVIVASGAQGLFDGTIAPSPLYPAGRPAQLVIDSYRWGKPVGGVGNALNESAPLGVKAGEGVYSADGVSTVVDSFREGLATFRFTDRFATD; this is encoded by the exons ATGCATACCACTctcctgctggccggcctcggcctggccaCCCTTTCTTCTGCCGGTTGCCCCTTTGCGGACCCGGCCAACATCAGGGCCCGATCCGAGAGTGGCTCGCGAGGGCATCTTGCCGACTATGAGGTCGACGACTCTTCAGGCGACCCATACCTCACATCAGACGTCGGCGGTCCTATTGAAGACCAAGTGAGCCTGAAGGCGGGCGTACGGGGCTCGACCCTGCTTGAGGACTTCATCTTCCGCCAAAAGATCACCCACTTCGACCACGAGAGA GTCCCCGAACGAGCCGTCCACGCCCGAGGTGCTGGTGCCTACGGCACTTTCACGAGCTACGGCGATTACAGCAACCTCACCGCCGCTTCCTTTTTGGGCGAGGCGGGCAAGCAGACGTCTACGTTTGTGCGGTTTTCCACCGTGGCTGGATCGAGGGGAAGTGCCGACACCGCGAGAGATGTGCACGGCTTTGCCACCAGATT CTTCACTGACGAAGGCAACTTCGACATTGTGGGGAACAACATccccgtcttcttcatccagGATGCGATTCAGTTCCCAGACTTGATTCACGCCGT AAAACCTCGCGGCGATAACGAGATCCCTCAAGCCGCCACGGCCCACGATTCTGCGTGGGACTTCTTCAGCTCCCAGACCAGCACGCTCCACACCTTGTTCTGGGCGATGGCTGGCTACGGCATCCCGAGAAGCTACCGACACATG GACGGCTTCGGCGTGCATACGTTCCGCGCTGTGACGGACGACGGCAAGTCGAAGCTCATCAAGTGGCACTGGAAGACGCTGCAAGGCAAGGCCAGCTTGGTCTGGGAGGAGGCCCAGGTCGTCTCGGGCAAGAACGCCGACTACCACCGTCAGGATCTCTGGGATGCCATCGAGTCGGGCAACGGCCCCGAGTGGGAGCTTTGTGTCCAGGTCTTTGAGGAGGAAGACACTCTCAAGTACGGCTTCGACCTCTTGGACCCGACCAAGATTGTGCCCGAGGAAATCGCACCCCTCCAGAGACTCGGCAAGATGAAGCTGGACGCCAACCCTGTCAACTACTTCGCCGAGACCGAGCAGATTATG TTCCAACCCGGACACATCGTCAGGGGCATCGACTTCACCGAAGACCCGCTGCTGCAGGGCCGCATCTTCTCGTACCTGGACACCCAGATCAACCGTCACGGCGGGCCCAACTTTGAGCAGCTGCCGATCAACCGCCCGATCACGCCCGTCCACAACAACAACCGAGATGGCGCCGCTCAGAACTTCATCCACCGCAACCGGAACTCTT ACTCTCCAAACACCCTGAACAAGGGTCTGCCCAAGCAGGCGAACCAAACCCAGGGCAACGGTTTCTTCACGGCACCGGGGCGCACCAACAACGGCCACCTCGTCCGCGAGATTTCCGACAGCTTCTCGGACCACTGGTCCCAGCCACGTCTCTTCTACAACTCCCTGACGCCCACTGAGCAGCAGTTCCTCATCAATGCCATCCGCTTCGAGACGAGCCACCTCGAGTCGGACGAGGTCAAGCACAACGTGCTGACCCAGCTCAACAAGGTCTCCAACGACGTTGCGAACCGTGTCGCCGATGCCCTGGGTCTGGGCAAGCTGGAGCCTGACGCGCAGTACTACCACGACAACACCACCAAGGGCCTCTCCATCTTGGGCGAGAAGCTGCCCACCATCGCCACGTTGAAGGTCGGTGTGCTCGCGAGTTTATCGGCCGATGGGTCCGTGGGTCAAGGCAAGGAGTTGAAAgacgccttcgccgccgacggtgtCCTGGTGACGGTCATCGCCGAGAGgctggccgacggcgtcgacttGACATACGCGCAGGCGGACGCCACCGCGttcgacggcgtcatcgtcgccagcGGCGCTCAGGGCCTGTTCGACGGGACCATCGCGCCTTCGCCCCTCTACCCAGCAGGGCGACCGGCACagctcgtcatcgactccTACAGATGGGGCaagcccgtcggcggcgtcggcaacgCTCTCAACGAATCGGCCCCGCTCGGCGTCAAAGCCGGTGAGGGTGTGTATTCGGCGGACGGCGTGAGCACAGTGGTGGACAGCTTCAGGGAGGGCCTAGCGACGTTCAGATTCACGGACCGCTTTGCGACGGACTAG
- a CDS encoding Peptidyl-prolyl cis-trans isomerase PIN4 — MGKNDKKPADKKDAGKSAGGKKGGKGESDDKGGKAKGAQSINVRHILCEKHAKKEEALAKLRDGAKFDEVAREFSEDKARQGGSLGWKTKGSLDPKFEDVAFALASSTTASPVYGEAKTEFGYHIIMVSSDVEGRK; from the exons ATGGGCAAAAACGACAAGAAGCCAGCCGATAAGAAAGACGCCGGTAAGTCGGCCGGCGGGAAGAAGGGAGGCAAGGGCGAGAGCGACGACAAGgggggcaaggccaagggcgcgCAGTCCATCAACGTCCGGCACATTCTG TGCGAAAAGCAtgcgaagaaggaggaggccctGGCCAAGCTGAGAGATGGGGCCAAGTTTGACGAAGTCGCCAGAGAGTTCTCCGAAGACAAGGCGAGGCAAG GCGGGTCCCTAGGGTGGAAGACGAAGGGGAGCCTGGATCCCAAGTTCGAGGACGTTGCCTTTGCTCTGGCCTCGAGcacgacggcgagcccgGTTTACGGCGAGGCCAAGACAGAGTTCGGATATCACATCATCATGGTGAGTTCCGAC GTCGAAGGTAGAAAGTAA
- a CDS encoding 40S ribosomal protein S22 translates to MVRTSVLHDALKSMNNAEKAGKRQVLIRPSSKVIIKFLEVMQRHGYISEFEQVDDHRSGKIVVQLNGRLNKCGVISPRYNVRLSDLEKWVVKLLPARQFGYVILTTSAGIMDHEEARRKHVSGKVIGFFY, encoded by the exons ATGGTCCGCACCTCCGTTCTCCACGATGCCCTCAAGAGCATGAACAACGCCGAGAAGGCTGGCAAGCGCCAGGTCCTCATCCGCCCCAGCTCCAAGGTCATCATCAAGTTCCTCGAGGTCATGCAGCGTCACG GCTACATCTCCGAGTtcgagcaggtcgacgacCACCGCTCCGGCAAGATCGTTGTCCAGCTCAACGGCCGTCTCAACAAGTGCGGTGTCATCTCCCCCCGCTACAACGTCCGCCTCTCCGACCTCGAGAAGTGGGTTGTCAAGCTGCTCCCGGCCCGTCAGTTCGGCTACGTCATCCTCACCACCTCCGCTGGCATCATGGACCACGAGGAGGCCCGTCGCAAGCACGTTTCCGGCAAGGTCATCGGTTTCTTCTACTAA
- a CDS encoding Microtubule-associated protein CRIPT, giving the protein MVCTKCQKLGKGSTTLATPAIKKKSEIYHGSSASASSSSPSASKPTLGSTGIGKSKLLSKAAKNPYAQYSSACSKCKTKVSQGHSLCQSCAYRADSCASCGKPNKKAKGAAPSIAGQKFTLK; this is encoded by the coding sequence atgGTTTGCACAAAGTGCCAGAAGCTTGGCAAGGGCTCGACAACCCTCGCGACGCCAGCCATTAAAAAGAAGTCGGAAATCTATCAcggctcctccgcctccgcctcctcctcgtcgccatccgcCTCCAAACCGACCCTGGGCTCCACTGGCATCGGCAAGAGCAAGCTGCtctccaaggccgccaagaacCCATACGCCCAATACTCGAGTGCCTGCTCAAAGTGCAAGACTAAGGTCTCCCAGGGCCACTCCCTCTGCCAGTCGTGCGCCTACAGGGCCGACTCGTGCGCCTCGTGCGGGAAGCCCaacaagaaggccaagggcgccgCACCCTCCATCGCCGGCCAGAAGTTCACCCTGAAGTGA
- a CDS encoding 40S ribosomal protein S12 has product MHNFVTAGPDSLVAAARVNSLGIGGGSDVEENNAPEVAEEVEVSADAGSKGQMSVLDALKGVLKLALMHDGLARGLREASKALDRRQAHMCVLNEACEEEAYKKLVIALCSEHKIPLIKVPDGKQLGEWAGLCVLDREGNARKVVNCSCVVVKDWGEESQERSILLNYFQTEQ; this is encoded by the exons ATGCACAACTTTGTCACAGCTGGGCCCGATTccttggtcgccgccgcccgcgtcaATTCCCTTGGaattggcggcggc TCGGACGTAGAAGAGAACAATGCCCccgaggtggccgaggaggtcgaggttTCCGCCGATGCCGGCTCCAAGGGCCAGATGTCCGTTCTTGATGCCCTCAAGGGTGTTCTGAAGCTCGCCCTCATGCACGACGGTCTTGCCCGCGGTCTGCGCGAAGCCTCCAAGGCTCTCGACCGCCGCCAGGCCCACATGTGTGTCCTCAACGAGGCTTGCGAAGAGGAGGCCTACAAGAAGCTCGTCATCGCTCTCTGCTCCGAGCACAAGATCCCCCTGATCAAGGTGCCCGACGGCAAGCAGCTCGGCGAGTGGGCCGGTCTCT GCGTCCTCGACCGTGAGGGTAACGCCCGCAAGGTCGTCAACTGCTcttgcgtcgtcgtcaaggactGGGGTGAAGAGTCCCAGGAGCGTTCCATCCTCCTCAACTACTTCCAGACCGAGCAGTAA
- a CDS encoding Peroxin 26, with protein sequence MATVTEYGARSSLEPDEKLTEPRAPADTVKTETTSSEIDVTQKRKASPDSFEGEDPFKRPKIEERDPPTQDSALSTDSRPRDQGADTNAPRRAPLSKDEEKKRGKRLFGGLLSTLSQTNASSQHKRRREIEQRQHERAQKQRAEDDKRRTEKLARITEARWREQIKLDEKAMKTRHVNMLAMAHSLRSKAKPPVYYRPWKLTSEQEDRIDGQIEDARVVIAREVEAFRGRKEEHRRRYGQTSPARDEVSAPVVMDDAAKANTEPLLVEAPTHAPTVANEVPSSHHQHDEPGDVVEDAEDMVIY encoded by the exons atGGCGACAGTCACAGAGTACGGGGCTCGTAGCTCCCTTGAACCGGACGAGAAGCTTACAGAACCCAGGGCGCCGGCCGACACCGTCAAAACGGAAACCACGAGCTCCGAAATCGACGTCACACAGAAGCGAAAGGCGTCACCAGACTCGTTCGAAGGCGAGGACCCGTTCAAACGGCCGAAGATCGAGGAACGCGACCCGCCTACGCAAGACTCGGCGCTCTCGACGGACTCAAGGCCGCGAGACCAGGGTGCAGACACCAATGCGCCCCGGCGCGCACCGTTATCGAAGGACGAAGAGAAGAAGCGGGGTAAACGGTTGTTCGGCGGTCTTCTCAGCACGCTGAGCCAGACCAACGCCAGCTCCCAGCACAAGAGGCGCAGGGAAATagagcagcggcagcacgAGCGGGCGCAGAAGCAGAGGGCCGAAGACGATAAGCGAAGAACAGAGAAGCTCGCGCGGATCACCGAGGCGAGATGGCGGGAGCAGATCAAGCTGGACGAGAAGGCT ATGAAAACCCGACACGTGAACATGCTCGCGATGGCACATTCTCTTAGGTCGAAGGCTAAACCACCGGTT TACTACCGACCGTGGAAGCTCACGAGCGAGCAAGAGGACCGGATCGATGGCCAGATCGAAGACGCCAGGGTTGTCATAGCAAGAGAAGTCGAAGCTTTCAGGGGCCGAAAGGAAGAACATCGACGGCGTTACGGACAGACTTCGCCTGCGAGAGACGAGGTGTCTGCACCCGTGGTCATGGATGACGCGGCGAAGGCCAACACTGAGCCCCTCCTGGTGGAAGCTCCCACGCACGCTCCCACTGTCGCGAACGAGGTCCCATCTTCACACCACCAGCACGACGAACCCGGcgacgttgtcgaggacgccgaggacatGGTCATCTACTGA
- a CDS encoding Pre-mRNA splicing factor ini1 produces MSRHHPDLVMCRKQAGIAIGRLCDKCDGKCPVCDSYVRPTTLVRICDECSFGNYQNKCVVCGGEGISDAFYCFECTRLEKDRDGCPKIINLGSSRTDLFYQKKTNRTATY; encoded by the exons ATGTCGCGCCATCATCC CGATCTCGTCATGTGCCGCAAGCaggccggcatcgccatcggccgCCTCTGCGACAAGTGCGACGGCAAGTGCCCCGTGTGCGACTCCTACGTGCGGCCGACGACTCTCGTCCGCATCTGCGACGAATGCTCCTTCGGCAACTACCAGAACAAGtgcgtcgtctgcggcggcgagggcatcTCGGACGCCTTCTACTGCTTCGAGTGCACGCGCCTCGAGAAGGACCGCGACGGCTGTCCCAAGATCATAAACCTCGGCAGCTCCAGGACCGACCTGTTCTACCAGAAAAAGACCAATCGGACGGCGACGTACTAG